One genomic window of Thermithiobacillus plumbiphilus includes the following:
- a CDS encoding DUF2802 domain-containing protein: protein MLSVPAILIYLLIALVLVIIVAQWLILRAQSRSENANDVWSREFHRLEGTLFETQELVMQLQRDVHEMEKRLGTPLAAPEPLVAQPAAAPVAPPAASPDQPYDRAIELIQQGYGLEALVDTCGLSRAEAELLIKLHRRQA from the coding sequence TTGTTGAGTGTTCCCGCCATTCTCATCTATCTGCTGATCGCGCTGGTGCTGGTCATCATCGTGGCGCAGTGGCTCATCCTGCGGGCGCAGTCGCGTTCGGAAAACGCCAATGACGTGTGGTCTCGCGAGTTCCACCGGCTGGAGGGCACCCTCTTCGAAACTCAGGAGCTGGTCATGCAGCTACAGCGTGACGTGCATGAAATGGAAAAGCGACTGGGAACGCCGCTGGCAGCCCCGGAGCCTCTTGTCGCCCAGCCTGCCGCAGCGCCGGTTGCACCGCCCGCGGCCTCGCCCGATCAGCCCTATGATCGCGCCATCGAGCTGATCCAGCAGGGCTATGGCCTTGAAGCGCTGGTGGATACCTGCGGCCTGAGCCGCGCCGAGGCCGAACTCCTGATCAAGTTGCACCGCCGCCAGGCCTGA
- a CDS encoding flagellar hook-length control protein FliK, translated as MKIPVWLGRLLPQGPLPGGLQKLALDPAGPESFPFQRGEVLTGRVIAALRNDTWLVNLAGRPFAMSLPDKPAPGTALRLVVLEAGPRPVLLLSRPSESSAPVQFSPDARFLSQLRQQPGPESTGSVMAQIRSSLPLLTDNSRPAAPQLANALQQALGSSGLFYESHLAGWATGALPLARLLAEPQGGLSSPMSGAATPTDQQRQIPQADTAELPPSPGIATAARTHPALPETRMAEQLRQAYLPAAANEHSPIQGVSDKGGRLLTDLMQQQLNLLDHAPLQWSGPVWPGQDMQWELYREQDEDQDAQAGAGEAPMWYSTLRLQLPRLGEICIQIRLQNQQLALQVQADPAVHGLLAQQTELRRALEAADLSLTSLRIEAHENAT; from the coding sequence ATGAAGATCCCGGTCTGGCTCGGCCGGCTCTTGCCTCAGGGGCCGCTGCCAGGTGGCCTGCAAAAGCTGGCCCTTGATCCGGCCGGACCGGAGAGTTTTCCTTTCCAGCGTGGTGAGGTGCTGACCGGCCGGGTCATTGCCGCCCTGCGCAACGACACCTGGCTGGTGAACCTGGCGGGCAGGCCCTTTGCCATGTCCCTGCCTGACAAGCCCGCGCCCGGCACGGCCTTGCGGTTGGTCGTGCTCGAAGCCGGGCCTCGACCGGTATTGCTGTTGAGCCGCCCGAGCGAAAGCAGCGCCCCGGTGCAGTTCAGCCCCGATGCCCGCTTCCTGAGCCAGCTTCGCCAGCAGCCTGGCCCCGAAAGCACCGGCTCCGTCATGGCGCAGATCCGTTCCAGCCTGCCACTGCTCACTGACAACAGCCGGCCTGCCGCGCCCCAGCTCGCCAATGCCCTGCAACAGGCCCTCGGCAGCAGTGGGCTCTTCTATGAAAGCCACCTGGCAGGTTGGGCGACTGGGGCCCTGCCTTTGGCACGGCTGTTGGCAGAACCCCAGGGCGGCCTGTCCTCACCCATGTCCGGTGCGGCAACTCCCACGGATCAGCAGCGCCAGATTCCCCAGGCGGACACAGCCGAATTGCCCCCCAGCCCCGGCATTGCCACAGCCGCCAGAACACATCCCGCATTGCCCGAAACCCGCATGGCCGAACAATTGCGTCAGGCATACCTGCCGGCCGCCGCCAATGAGCATTCCCCGATACAGGGGGTGAGCGACAAGGGTGGGCGCCTGCTGACGGACCTGATGCAGCAGCAACTGAACCTGCTCGATCACGCACCTCTGCAGTGGTCCGGCCCGGTCTGGCCGGGTCAGGACATGCAATGGGAGCTCTATCGCGAGCAGGATGAAGACCAGGATGCACAGGCCGGGGCAGGGGAGGCGCCCATGTGGTACAGCACGCTGCGCCTGCAACTGCCCCGGCTGGGCGAGATCTGCATCCAGATCCGGCTGCAGAACCAGCAGCTCGCACTGCAGGTGCAGGCCGATCCAGCAGTCCATGGCCTGCTCGCGCAACAGACAGAACTGCGCCGTGCCCTGGAAGCGGCCGACCTGTCCCTGACCAGCCTGAGGATCGAGGCCCATGAAAACGCCACCTGA
- a CDS encoding EscU/YscU/HrcU family type III secretion system export apparatus switch protein yields the protein MKTPPELPSAVALRYGDNDGAPRVIAKGRGVTAEQIIQRAREAGVFVHESPALLGLLMQVDLDREIPPQLYRVIAELLVWIHHLEREGDSPASGNEA from the coding sequence ATGAAAACGCCACCTGAGCTCCCCAGCGCCGTGGCCCTGCGCTATGGCGACAATGACGGCGCGCCCCGCGTGATCGCCAAGGGGCGAGGCGTCACCGCCGAGCAGATCATTCAGCGCGCGCGCGAGGCCGGCGTATTCGTGCATGAGTCGCCCGCGCTGCTGGGACTCTTGATGCAGGTCGACCTGGACCGGGAAATCCCGCCCCAGCTCTATCGGGTCATTGCCGAACTGCTGGTCTGGATCCATCACCTGGAACGGGAGGGCGATTCCCCGGCAAGCGGGAACGAGGCCTGA
- the rnr gene encoding ribonuclease R yields MPRGKDQNNNRSDSSRSPRRRRPAKRPAPLPEVDPLLAREAEKYERPIASREFILQYLQSQDAPATLEQIAQDMKIEGDDLESLRRRLRAMERDGQVVRNRRQAYGVAERMDLIRGRVSGHHDGFGFLIPEEGGDDLFLSPKQMRQVLHGDVVLGRVVGIDRRGRSEGAIVRVLERNTQHLVGRFFLEDDVSIVIPEEKRINQEFLIPSRDRGDAMHGQIVTIEITQQPEDGAQPRGRVIEVLGDHMAPGMEVEVAIRKYDLPHEWPEAVLQEAAKYAESVPEEAKAGRVDLRELPLVTIDGEDARDFDDAVYAERQGNGFRLIVAIADVVAYVEEGSALDEEAYKRGNSVYFPNRVIPMLPEALSNGLCSLNPHVDRLALACEMFITATGQIRRFRFFDAVIRSHQRFTYTTVARMVQERDPATREQHAALLEPIDTLYDLFHTFLKGREKRGAIDFDTQETKIIYGEDKRIERIVAYERNDAHRVIEECMLAANVCAANFFQIQEVPALYRVHHAPPPDKFEDLRNFMRELAVPFRVQGQVAAKHYAKLLETIRGRKDFNMLQTVVLRSLSQAVYSPENAGHFGLAYSAYTHYTSPIRRYPDLIVHRIIKSLLQGGEEADTGYSETRLQEIGMHCSGTERRADEATRDATNWLKCEYMLDKVGQEFSGIITGVTGFGFFVQLQEVFVEGLVHISTLGNDYFHFQAERYRLVGERTARRFQLGDTVQVRVVQVNLDDVKIDFELAEQVA; encoded by the coding sequence ATGCCCAGAGGAAAAGATCAGAACAATAACCGGTCAGACAGCTCCCGCTCGCCGCGCCGTCGCCGGCCGGCCAAGCGCCCGGCGCCCCTGCCGGAAGTCGATCCGCTGCTGGCCCGCGAAGCCGAAAAATACGAGCGCCCCATCGCCAGCCGTGAATTCATCCTGCAATACCTGCAATCCCAAGATGCGCCGGCTACCCTGGAGCAGATCGCCCAGGACATGAAGATCGAGGGCGATGATCTCGAATCCCTGCGCCGCCGCCTCAGGGCCATGGAGCGCGATGGCCAGGTCGTGCGCAATCGTCGTCAGGCCTATGGCGTCGCCGAGCGCATGGATCTCATCCGCGGCCGCGTCAGTGGTCACCATGACGGCTTTGGCTTCCTGATCCCAGAGGAAGGCGGCGATGACCTCTTCCTCTCGCCCAAGCAGATGCGCCAGGTCCTGCATGGCGACGTGGTGCTCGGGCGGGTGGTCGGCATCGACCGCCGCGGACGCTCCGAAGGCGCCATCGTGCGCGTGCTGGAGCGCAATACCCAGCATTTGGTTGGCCGCTTCTTTCTGGAAGATGACGTCAGCATCGTCATTCCCGAGGAAAAGCGGATCAACCAGGAATTCCTGATTCCGTCCCGTGACCGTGGCGACGCCATGCATGGCCAGATCGTCACCATCGAGATCACCCAGCAGCCCGAGGATGGCGCCCAGCCGCGTGGGCGGGTCATCGAGGTGCTCGGTGATCACATGGCGCCGGGCATGGAGGTCGAGGTGGCGATCCGCAAGTATGACCTTCCCCACGAATGGCCGGAGGCCGTGCTGCAGGAAGCCGCCAAGTATGCCGAGAGCGTGCCCGAGGAGGCCAAGGCCGGTCGGGTGGACCTGCGCGAGCTGCCGCTGGTGACCATCGATGGCGAGGATGCGCGCGACTTCGATGACGCCGTCTATGCCGAGCGCCAGGGCAATGGTTTCCGCCTGATCGTCGCCATTGCCGACGTCGTCGCCTATGTCGAGGAGGGCAGTGCGCTCGACGAAGAGGCCTACAAGCGCGGCAACTCGGTGTATTTCCCCAACCGCGTCATTCCGATGCTGCCCGAAGCGCTTTCCAACGGCCTGTGCTCACTGAATCCGCACGTCGATCGGCTGGCGCTGGCCTGCGAGATGTTCATCACCGCGACCGGCCAGATCCGCCGCTTCCGCTTCTTCGATGCCGTCATCCGCTCCCACCAGCGCTTCACCTATACCACCGTGGCGCGCATGGTCCAGGAACGCGACCCAGCCACCCGCGAGCAGCATGCGGCCCTGCTGGAGCCGATCGATACCCTCTATGATCTCTTCCACACCTTCCTCAAGGGCCGTGAGAAGCGGGGCGCGATTGATTTCGATACCCAGGAAACCAAGATCATCTACGGTGAGGACAAGCGCATCGAGCGCATCGTCGCCTACGAGCGCAATGATGCCCACCGCGTGATCGAAGAATGCATGCTGGCGGCCAATGTCTGCGCCGCCAACTTCTTCCAGATCCAGGAAGTGCCGGCCCTGTATCGCGTGCATCACGCCCCGCCGCCGGACAAGTTCGAGGACCTGCGCAACTTCATGCGCGAACTGGCCGTGCCCTTCCGGGTGCAGGGGCAGGTGGCCGCCAAGCACTATGCCAAGCTGCTGGAGACCATTCGCGGGCGCAAGGACTTCAACATGCTCCAGACCGTGGTGCTGCGCAGCCTGTCCCAGGCGGTCTACAGCCCGGAAAACGCCGGCCACTTTGGTTTGGCCTATTCAGCCTACACCCATTACACCTCGCCGATCCGGCGCTACCCTGATCTGATCGTGCATCGCATTATCAAGAGCTTGCTCCAGGGCGGCGAAGAGGCCGATACCGGCTACAGCGAGACGCGCCTGCAGGAAATCGGCATGCACTGCTCCGGCACCGAGCGCCGCGCCGATGAGGCCACCCGCGACGCCACCAACTGGCTCAAGTGCGAATACATGCTCGACAAGGTCGGCCAGGAGTTCTCCGGCATCATCACCGGCGTCACCGGCTTTGGCTTTTTCGTGCAGTTGCAGGAAGTCTTCGTAGAAGGCTTGGTGCATATCTCCACGCTGGGCAACGACTACTTCCACTTCCAGGCGGAGCGTTACCGGCTGGTTGGCGAGCGCACAGCGCGGCGTTTCCAGCTCGGAGATACCGTGCAGGTGCGCGTCGTGCAGGTGAATCTCGATGACGTCAAGATTGATTTTGAACTGGCGGAACAGGTAGCCTAG
- a CDS encoding OmpA family protein, whose translation MSVKNNYRKTALVLLMAGTIGLAGCATTPGYENTQRGAAIGTLGGGIAGAVIGNQSGNPRTGAAIGAAVGALAGAGYGRYLDNQQRELENRLASERAANEVAVQRVNQGRALNVRLNSTTFFRFGTAELVGDGQRVLNDVADVLNQYPESRVNITGYTDSVGTESYNQQLSQQRAQAVMNYLGSRGVDTSRMSAMGMGESNPIATNSTEAGRQLNRRVEILIQPTTA comes from the coding sequence ATGTCCGTAAAGAATAACTATAGAAAGACCGCGCTGGTACTTCTCATGGCCGGCACCATCGGTCTGGCTGGCTGCGCTACCACGCCCGGTTACGAGAATACCCAGCGTGGCGCCGCAATCGGTACCCTGGGTGGCGGCATTGCAGGCGCCGTGATCGGCAACCAGTCCGGCAATCCCCGCACCGGTGCCGCCATCGGCGCCGCCGTGGGCGCGCTGGCGGGTGCCGGCTATGGCCGCTATCTCGACAACCAGCAGCGTGAACTGGAAAATCGCCTGGCCTCCGAGCGCGCCGCCAATGAAGTGGCCGTGCAGCGCGTGAACCAGGGCCGCGCCCTGAACGTCCGCCTGAACAGCACCACCTTCTTCCGCTTCGGCACCGCCGAGCTCGTGGGTGACGGCCAGCGGGTACTCAATGACGTGGCCGACGTGCTCAACCAGTATCCGGAATCCCGCGTCAACATCACCGGCTACACCGACAGCGTCGGTACCGAAAGCTACAACCAGCAGCTTTCACAGCAGCGCGCCCAGGCCGTCATGAACTATCTGGGCAGCCGTGGCGTGGATACCAGCCGTATGAGCGCCATGGGCATGGGCGAATCCAACCCGATCGCCACCAACAGCACCGAAGCTGGCCGCCAGTTGAACCGCCGCGTGGAAATCCTGATTCAGCCCACCACGGCCTGA
- the rlmB gene encoding 23S rRNA (guanosine(2251)-2'-O)-methyltransferase RlmB, with protein MSNPGEWIFGIHAVEAALESGEIRLLRVSSGRDDRKLETLLALANQAGIPVEQKSREQLDRQFPGARHQGVAGQLKAMQQWNLDQLWERVDAQSVPPFLLLLDGLQDPHNVGACLRSAEAAGVQGVILPKDRACPINATVRKVASGAASRLPIVYVTNLARTLEEIRDRGIWVVGLAGEAEGSLYQQDLRGPLAIVAGAEGQGLRRLTREHCDALASIPMHPGCGSLNVSVATGIALFETLRQRQQAGKG; from the coding sequence ATGAGCAACCCCGGAGAATGGATTTTTGGCATCCATGCAGTGGAAGCCGCGCTGGAATCCGGTGAAATAAGGCTCCTGCGCGTATCCAGCGGCCGCGATGACCGCAAGCTGGAAACCCTGCTGGCGCTCGCCAATCAGGCCGGCATTCCCGTCGAACAGAAAAGCCGCGAACAACTGGACCGCCAGTTCCCCGGCGCCCGCCATCAGGGCGTGGCAGGCCAGCTCAAGGCCATGCAGCAATGGAACCTCGATCAGCTCTGGGAGCGGGTCGATGCCCAGTCCGTGCCGCCCTTTCTCCTGCTGCTCGACGGTCTGCAGGACCCGCATAATGTCGGCGCCTGCCTGCGCAGCGCCGAGGCCGCCGGGGTGCAGGGCGTGATCCTGCCCAAGGACCGTGCCTGCCCCATCAACGCCACGGTGCGCAAGGTCGCCAGTGGTGCGGCCTCGCGCCTGCCCATCGTCTACGTCACCAATCTTGCGCGCACCCTCGAAGAGATCCGCGATCGCGGCATCTGGGTCGTGGGCCTTGCCGGCGAGGCCGAAGGCTCCCTCTACCAGCAGGACCTGCGCGGCCCCCTGGCCATCGTCGCTGGGGCCGAGGGCCAGGGCCTGCGACGGCTTACGCGCGAGCACTGCGACGCCCTTGCCAGCATCCCCATGCACCCCGGCTGTGGCAGCCTCAATGTGTCCGTTGCCACGGGTATCGCGCTCTTTGAAACCCTGCGCCAGCGCCAGCAGGCGGGCAAGGGGTAG
- a CDS encoding Kiwa anti-phage protein KwaB-like domain-containing protein: MTNFNEWRQFDYDNATVQLWVFKKSKKPAKFQAWHVRTDAQVESLFRKSANSEVSRITENIAYSHLSQNNENSCLEHSLEESEGLIALLQVVDAPEAENTDASLQQLKGAIGYLVKFQSRGRTVYAVRKTAPTWKPAVRNKMINAIFLNGELSAVPNESFTFDEYFDFYCLNETIFVASKRAYESTVSDKKAYSRSFEELTVDPHFLELFSDVAPLRKYVGQNAIQLRRMTVIQQKALYTVPGFPKKVKDVSDARNWGINFDQNEKIVLCGNTARVVMQVLLDHRLLSEVTENIYDVPDAEAV; this comes from the coding sequence ATGACAAACTTTAATGAATGGCGCCAATTTGATTACGACAACGCCACTGTTCAACTATGGGTGTTCAAAAAAAGCAAAAAACCCGCAAAGTTTCAGGCCTGGCACGTTAGAACGGACGCACAGGTTGAGTCTTTGTTTCGCAAATCCGCTAATTCCGAAGTTTCGAGAATCACCGAAAATATTGCTTATAGCCATCTGTCTCAGAATAATGAAAATAGTTGCTTGGAGCATTCATTGGAAGAAAGCGAAGGGCTTATTGCTTTGCTGCAAGTGGTCGATGCTCCAGAAGCAGAAAACACGGATGCTAGTCTTCAGCAATTGAAGGGGGCTATTGGCTACCTTGTTAAGTTTCAGTCGAGAGGGCGAACGGTTTATGCAGTTAGGAAAACTGCGCCGACATGGAAGCCAGCAGTCAGAAACAAGATGATAAACGCCATATTTCTTAACGGTGAGCTTTCGGCCGTTCCCAATGAATCGTTCACATTTGACGAATACTTTGATTTTTATTGCTTAAACGAAACCATATTTGTTGCTTCAAAGCGGGCTTATGAAAGCACGGTTTCCGATAAGAAGGCGTACAGTAGGAGTTTTGAAGAATTAACGGTTGATCCTCATTTTTTGGAATTATTTAGTGATGTTGCACCTCTCAGGAAGTACGTGGGACAAAACGCTATTCAGCTTAGGCGCATGACTGTGATACAACAGAAGGCGTTATACACAGTCCCTGGATTTCCTAAAAAGGTTAAGGACGTTAGTGATGCGCGTAATTGGGGTATAAACTTCGACCAAAACGAAAAAATAGTTCTATGCGGAAATACAGCTCGAGTCGTGATGCAGGTTCTTCTTGACCACCGTCTCTTAAGCGAAGTTACTGAAAATATTTATGATGTTCCAGATGCCGAGGCTGTTTGA
- a CDS encoding adenine-specific methyltransferase EcoRI family protein, producing MALNEALSARNRNSADEFYTQLTDIEDELRHYRAQFKDKVVLCNCDDPFESNFFKYFAINFDHLGLKKLISTSYAGSPITGKQLPLFDVEGLRAIRPVRDVYKVEISEVPDLNADGAIDLLDVEHLLRHDSNAVTALEGDGDFRSPECVALLDEADIVVTNPPWSLIRSFIPMLLEHNKHFLVLGDQNFVTYREIFREIQANKLWFGYNNGGIKWFRVPDDYEIKTESRKKIVNGVKYFSLGRAYWFTNLDHSRRHEPLTLYKRYSPQEYPTYTNYPAIEVSKVSEIPMDYDGEMGVPITFLDKYSPEQFQIIGQSIELAEPMSRYAAKEDYTSASGRVVGGTGKFFIPIGSGKHRGVYQRVVIKNIGDKS from the coding sequence ATGGCACTTAACGAGGCGCTTAGCGCGAGAAATCGGAACTCGGCAGATGAGTTCTATACTCAGCTTACTGATATAGAAGACGAACTGCGGCACTACCGGGCCCAATTCAAAGACAAGGTCGTGCTGTGCAACTGCGACGACCCGTTCGAGAGCAACTTCTTCAAGTACTTCGCCATTAATTTCGATCACCTCGGTCTGAAGAAGCTCATTTCAACCAGTTATGCAGGTTCGCCGATCACCGGCAAGCAGCTGCCTCTCTTCGATGTCGAGGGACTGCGGGCTATTCGACCCGTGCGTGACGTTTATAAGGTCGAGATCTCCGAAGTCCCAGATCTTAATGCTGATGGCGCAATTGATCTGCTCGACGTCGAGCACCTCCTGCGCCACGACTCAAACGCGGTCACTGCACTGGAAGGTGATGGTGACTTCCGTAGCCCGGAGTGTGTCGCTCTACTGGATGAGGCTGACATAGTCGTAACGAACCCACCATGGAGTCTGATTCGGTCCTTCATACCAATGCTCCTCGAGCACAATAAACATTTTCTCGTGCTTGGTGATCAAAATTTCGTGACGTATCGCGAGATCTTTCGAGAAATACAGGCCAACAAACTATGGTTTGGCTATAACAATGGCGGTATTAAGTGGTTCCGAGTGCCCGATGACTACGAGATAAAGACAGAATCGCGCAAGAAGATTGTCAACGGCGTGAAATACTTCAGCCTTGGGCGAGCCTACTGGTTCACAAATCTCGATCACAGCAGGCGCCACGAGCCATTGACCTTGTATAAGCGTTACTCCCCCCAAGAGTACCCGACCTATACGAATTACCCGGCAATCGAGGTTTCGAAAGTTTCGGAGATCCCGATGGACTACGATGGTGAAATGGGTGTCCCCATCACGTTTCTGGATAAGTACAGTCCTGAGCAATTTCAAATAATCGGTCAAAGTATCGAACTGGCTGAGCCCATGTCGCGGTATGCGGCGAAGGAGGACTACACCAGCGCCTCTGGCCGGGTTGTTGGCGGGACGGGAAAGTTTTTTATCCCTATCGGTAGTGGGAAGCACCGAGGCGTTTACCAGCGTGTTGTCATTAAAAATATCGGAGACAAATCGTGA
- a CDS encoding HNH endonuclease family protein — MKIALKKVTVRDVAAGFVDNDEQGVSGYKGKLNIRPKYQREFVYDEKKRGAVLDTIRRGFPLNVMYWALNEDGTYEVLDGQQRTISFCQYVVGDFSIMIGGHPMAFHNLTQPQKETILDYDLMVYVCEGNDTEKLDWFRTINIAGEKLTDQELRNAVYTGPWLTHAKAIFSKPNGAAYGLANKYVPGSPIRQELLETALKWKSGGKIEHYMSDHQHDPTANELWTYFRNVIEWAQLIFTTYRKEMKGVEWGPLYDKFKDEQYDPAALEKRIAALMRDPDVTKKKGIYTYVLTGEARHLSIRQFDDNMKRAAFEVQNGLCASGTKCKTPGNDDGHRVFEIGEMNGDHITPWSKGGKTVAENCQMLCIPCNRDKSDL; from the coding sequence GTGAAAATCGCGCTAAAGAAGGTGACCGTCCGCGACGTTGCCGCAGGCTTCGTTGACAACGACGAACAGGGCGTCTCCGGTTACAAAGGCAAGCTCAACATCAGGCCCAAGTACCAGCGAGAGTTTGTCTATGATGAGAAGAAAAGGGGAGCAGTCCTGGATACGATCCGCAGGGGATTTCCGCTCAACGTCATGTACTGGGCCCTTAACGAGGACGGCACCTACGAGGTTTTAGATGGCCAGCAACGGACGATCTCGTTCTGTCAGTATGTTGTTGGCGATTTCTCGATCATGATCGGTGGCCACCCGATGGCTTTCCATAATCTTACACAGCCACAGAAGGAAACTATCCTCGACTACGACCTGATGGTCTACGTCTGTGAGGGTAACGATACTGAGAAACTCGACTGGTTCCGAACAATCAACATAGCTGGAGAGAAGCTTACTGATCAGGAGTTGCGCAATGCCGTCTATACCGGCCCTTGGCTGACTCACGCCAAGGCGATTTTCAGCAAGCCCAACGGGGCAGCCTACGGTCTGGCTAACAAGTATGTTCCCGGCTCCCCAATCCGTCAGGAGCTTCTGGAGACGGCACTCAAGTGGAAATCTGGTGGCAAGATCGAGCACTACATGTCCGACCATCAACACGATCCCACTGCCAACGAGCTTTGGACTTACTTCCGGAACGTCATTGAGTGGGCACAGCTAATATTCACGACCTACCGCAAAGAGATGAAAGGTGTCGAGTGGGGGCCGCTCTACGACAAATTCAAGGATGAGCAGTACGACCCGGCCGCGCTAGAGAAACGAATCGCCGCGTTGATGCGCGATCCAGATGTGACCAAGAAAAAGGGCATCTACACTTACGTACTCACTGGCGAAGCGCGACACCTGAGTATCCGGCAGTTCGACGACAACATGAAACGTGCTGCCTTCGAGGTACAAAATGGATTATGCGCCAGCGGGACCAAATGCAAAACACCGGGCAACGACGACGGCCATCGTGTCTTTGAGATCGGGGAAATGAATGGTGACCACATCACTCCCTGGTCCAAGGGCGGCAAAACCGTAGCGGAAAACTGCCAAATGCTTTGCATTCCTTGTAATCGCGACAAGAGCGATCTGTGA
- a CDS encoding IS5 family transposase — protein sequence MNQLSFAEAEYQSKRRRTRREVFLARMEQLIPWAALEAQIAHHYPQGRQGRPPYRLSAMLRVHCLQLFYNLSDPAMEDALYEIASMRHFAGLRLSDPLPDETTILNFRHFLERHGLGQAVFAAVNQHLAQHGLILREGSILDASIIAAPSSTKNQSGQRDPEMHQTRKGNQWHFGMKLHIGVDDTLGLVHSLHTTPANVHDLTVADKLLHGKEQRAFTDAGYRGIERRPEHRDRALAWYIARRPGERSRLDAEQRQVERIKASIRAKVEHPFRYIKGVFGYDKVRYRGLARNTHRLYWLAAFANLLIGSRYLLPQD from the coding sequence ATGAATCAGCTGAGTTTTGCCGAAGCCGAGTACCAGAGCAAGAGGCGCCGGACCCGCCGCGAGGTGTTTCTGGCGCGGATGGAGCAGCTGATTCCCTGGGCCGCGCTGGAAGCCCAGATCGCACACCACTATCCCCAGGGACGTCAGGGCCGGCCACCGTACCGCTTGTCCGCCATGCTCCGGGTGCACTGTCTGCAGCTCTTTTACAATCTCAGCGATCCGGCCATGGAAGATGCCCTGTACGAGATTGCCTCCATGCGCCACTTCGCCGGGCTGCGCCTGTCGGATCCCTTGCCCGATGAGACCACCATCCTCAACTTCCGGCATTTCCTGGAGCGCCATGGCCTGGGCCAGGCCGTGTTTGCCGCGGTGAACCAGCATCTGGCGCAGCACGGTCTGATCCTGCGCGAGGGCAGCATCCTGGATGCCAGCATCATTGCCGCACCCAGTTCCACCAAGAACCAGTCTGGCCAGCGCGATCCCGAGATGCACCAGACCAGAAAGGGCAATCAGTGGCACTTCGGCATGAAGCTGCACATCGGGGTGGATGACACCCTGGGGCTCGTGCATAGCCTCCACACCACGCCTGCCAACGTCCATGATCTCACGGTGGCGGACAAGCTATTGCATGGCAAAGAGCAGCGCGCCTTCACGGATGCCGGCTACCGGGGAATCGAGCGCCGCCCCGAGCATCGTGACCGCGCCCTGGCCTGGTACATTGCCCGACGCCCTGGCGAGCGCAGCAGGCTCGATGCCGAGCAGCGTCAGGTCGAGCGCATCAAGGCCAGTATCCGCGCCAAGGTGGAGCATCCGTTCAGGTACATCAAGGGGGTATTTGGCTATGACAAGGTCCGCTATCGCGGTCTGGCCAGGAACACCCACCGGCTGTACTGGCTGGCAGCCTTTGCCAACCTGTTGATCGGCAGTAGATACCTGTTACCGCAGGATTAG
- a CDS encoding HigA family addiction module antitoxin yields the protein MIKTFADRRTQELYATGEAKRFSADVAKRATPKLEYVDLATRLDDLDELLRERRGMSPEMAIRLGRLFGNTPEFWLNGQMAVDLWDAAEAIKDDVARIKPLNAA from the coding sequence ATGATCAAGACGTTCGCGGATCGACGCACTCAGGAGCTGTATGCCACGGGCGAGGCCAAGCGATTTTCAGCGGATGTTGCCAAACGGGCTACGCCTAAGCTGGAGTACGTGGATTTGGCTACGCGGTTGGATGACCTAGATGAGTTGCTACGAGAGCGCCGCGGTATGAGTCCGGAGATGGCAATCCGGTTGGGGCGCCTGTTTGGTAACACACCTGAATTCTGGCTTAACGGGCAGATGGCTGTGGATTTGTGGGACGCTGCGGAGGCAATAAAGGATGATGTGGCCCGCATCAAACCACTGAATGCCGCTTAA
- a CDS encoding type II toxin-antitoxin system Phd/YefM family antitoxin codes for MKTLNVSEARANLYRLIDQVAESHQPIYIIGKRSSAVLLSAEDWQSIQETLYLLSVPGMRESIKEGMSNHSSGRNGVRN; via the coding sequence ATGAAGACGCTCAACGTAAGCGAAGCCAGAGCCAATCTTTACCGCCTCATTGATCAGGTGGCAGAATCACACCAGCCGATTTACATCATAGGGAAACGCAGCAGTGCCGTTCTTCTTTCGGCAGAGGATTGGCAGTCCATCCAGGAAACACTGTATTTGCTGTCCGTGCCCGGTATGCGCGAGTCCATCAAAGAGGGTATGTCCAATCATTCCAGCGGACGCAATGGAGTGCGCAACTGA